The stretch of DNA ACTACGAATGACTGGCGACCAACCTAAAATTGCTGCATATGATAAATGAAAAATATCATGGAAGCGGTAGCCATCGTTTGAGTAGGAGTTATCAGTTAGGTAATTTCCAATCTGTTTTCCATTGATGAATGCCTTCATCCTAACCGAGTTGTTTTGATTTTCTTGAGTAATTTGAACCTCGAACTTTCTAGGTAAACGTTCATTTTCAGGAAATTTGCAGTCAAATAAGTATCCCGATTTTTTGACACTATGCTGTTCTGTATCTCTCCAACTCCAGCGCTCTTGACACTTCTTTAGATTATCTTTCGCAATTTCCTCTAAATCAAGCTCGAATTTACTAGCTACATTAGCTATATACCAAAGTAGATCGCCCAATTCTTCGGCAATGCGCTCTTTGAACAATTTATGTGCATTACCGTCGCGGAGATGCTTTTTGTACTCACTAAGTAATTCACCTGCCTCCCCTGCTAAACCAAGCAGGGGAACAATTTTGTCTGTCCCCTCAATGCTAGGGATTTGATCTGTCGTCAATGCTTGCTCTTGATAAGTACGAAAATCCATAATATAGCCTTTGAAAATGATGCTATTTGATTAACAGATAACTCAACAGAGCTACCCAGTTATAGAATTCCCTAGTTCTCTACAAAAGTAACCAAATTAAAAGCTCGACATGATAATTGGGCTAGAAGTTCAACACTCAAGAATGTTTCACTCATTCTGCTAGTCAAACGGTTTATCTTCTTGAATTGCTTGATTAATACCCCATTTTGGAGGATACCAGTAATTGATTGGGGATTTAGTGAGGGAATATTTCTGCTTAATTCGAGTACGGCCTGATTTGCCAGAAATATCAGGGTGTTTCACTCTAGCATATTTATCCACCTCGCAGAAAAGGTTTTGGCAGTCAATTAATTGTAGCTTTCGCCCCCAGAGAGACTGGAAATTAAGACCTAATCGCTCGAACTCTTGCTCTTGACTCTCTGCCATAAATTTGATGAGTTCCGGTTCATTGAGTCCACCAAGATCCCGAAAACATTTACAAATTCCATCAAGTGCGCCCGGACCGGGCACAACAAATTCCATTTCCGTCCAGTTGGTGATTTCACTATAGTTGATATCAGTAATAAATTGGTAAGCTAAAAAGTCGCCAATCGTGGGATATGCTCGTAGAAGATTGAATCCTTGGTGCATACTCTTCGCATCTTGAAGTTTTTTGGGTAGCTCATCTGACATCATGCGCTCAAGTAACTTAAGATGGTTGCGGTGTTTTGTGGTGTATCCTAAAACCCTACCCCCTGATGGCATGATATAAGCGGCTGAATAAATAGCCTGACCTTTACTCATGGCTTCGGTAAGAATTTGATCATATTGCTCAAAAGAATACTGAGCAAAAATAATATTGTTAATTTGGCTTTCGAGCAACTGCCACGTTTCTATTTTGTTAAATAGCTTGAACAGCATAATGCGAAAAAATACCTCATCAGGAGTTGAGGGCAAATCGTTGCGGTAGATAACGTGACGAATCAAATATTGACTGGTGCGATCGCTCGCTCGGTAAGCATTAGTAAACTTATAACGTGAGAGAATTGGATCGTTAGTCCAAGGAAACGGCTCTCCTCTAAATCTTTTAAAAAATATATTTTGTCGCTCGGCAGCAAAACGCCAGTAACTATCAAAGACGATAGTAGGTTTTGCCGGAGAAATATGCGAAATAAACTCTGGGCTAGGTTTTGGAGAATTTCCATATTCTCCAAAATCAAGACTTAATTGTTCATTGGCAGAAGAGGGATGTTTATTGGCCATTCTCTTCTAATCTTTGTATAGGAATGAAAGGCTTAACCCTTTGATTATTCAGAAATCGTTGCTTAACTTGCTCGAAATTCTTCATTTTAACTGCTTCACCTCTGCCCAGACTGATCAATTCGTTAATTTTACTAGAATCGTCTAAAGAAAATCTTCCTTCTTCTGCACTATAATTAATATTGAAAAAACCATCATTAGTTAATAGAGAACTCATAGCGCGAGAAGATTCAACTTGAGCATTCATAAAAATATTGATTAAACCTTTTCCCCATCCAAAAATTCCTGATTGAGCATTTTGCGAAACACTAAAGGGAGAAGAGATTGTTCCAATATTAAGAATATCAATTGATTCTGGTGGAACATTTAAGAAGTGAATAGCTTCTACTAAACCGACTAAAGCAGGACAATTGGCCCAGACTCCTCCATCTATATAACTCGCGCCTTGATGTATGGGAAATGGTGCAGCAGAGAAATAAGTCGGTGCAGCAGAGGTCGCTAGAGCTACATCCACAGCTAATGCTTCAATATCAAATTTCAAACGCTCGTGATGAGCAGTTTTCATTATAAAGATCCGTCCTCCAATGGCATCATAGGTAGGAATTACAAGACGGCATTTTGATTCCCCGA from Gloeothece citriformis PCC 7424 encodes:
- a CDS encoding nucleoside triphosphate pyrophosphohydrolase family protein, translating into MDFRTYQEQALTTDQIPSIEGTDKIVPLLGLAGEAGELLSEYKKHLRDGNAHKLFKERIAEELGDLLWYIANVASKFELDLEEIAKDNLKKCQERWSWRDTEQHSVKKSGYLFDCKFPENERLPRKFEVQITQENQNNSVRMKAFINGKQIGNYLTDNSYSNDGYRFHDIFHLSYAAILGWSPVIRSNLNCKRKSDLLVDEVEDGGRAIAIEEGISALVFSYAKDHSFLDGILTVDYQLLKTIKNITSHLEVARCSLGDWEQAILTGYEIWRQVKENQGGKVIVNLDERSLLLAGR
- a CDS encoding nucleotide kinase domain-containing protein, yielding MANKHPSSANEQLSLDFGEYGNSPKPSPEFISHISPAKPTIVFDSYWRFAAERQNIFFKRFRGEPFPWTNDPILSRYKFTNAYRASDRTSQYLIRHVIYRNDLPSTPDEVFFRIMLFKLFNKIETWQLLESQINNIIFAQYSFEQYDQILTEAMSKGQAIYSAAYIMPSGGRVLGYTTKHRNHLKLLERMMSDELPKKLQDAKSMHQGFNLLRAYPTIGDFLAYQFITDINYSEITNWTEMEFVVPGPGALDGICKCFRDLGGLNEPELIKFMAESQEQEFERLGLNFQSLWGRKLQLIDCQNLFCEVDKYARVKHPDISGKSGRTRIKQKYSLTKSPINYWYPPKWGINQAIQEDKPFD
- a CDS encoding CBASS cGAMP-activated phospholipase; translated protein: MEQSKRSFRILSLEGGGIMGAFSASVLATLEEETNCRCVEHFDLIAGTSTGGIIAIGLGLGLPASEIREFYKNNGSQIFRNTGFTRRVFNSVRHLFQPKHSQENLRQALHGAFQDRKFGESKCRLVIPTYDAIGGRIFIMKTAHHERLKFDIEALAVDVALATSAAPTYFSAAPFPIHQGASYIDGGVWANCPALVGLVEAIHFLNVPPESIDILNIGTISSPFSVSQNAQSGIFGWGKGLINIFMNAQVESSRAMSSLLTNDGFFNINYSAEEGRFSLDDSSKINELISLGRGEAVKMKNFEQVKQRFLNNQRVKPFIPIQRLEENGQ